From the genome of Cellvibrio japonicus Ueda107, one region includes:
- a CDS encoding ABC transporter permease: MTSHQNLRRYLWPCVGLLVLIAINALIAPEFFHLEFKDGRLYGSLIDVLNRAAPVALLAIGMSLVIATGGVDLSVGSIMAIAGAVSAYCLTQGSSNLAFIIGAGLGAGLVAGIINGFLVGYMSIQPIVATLILMVAGRGIAQLINEGQIVTFDHAGFAFLGTGSFLGLPFPIVLVIITFALVQLLTRRTALGLYIEAVGANPSASHYMGLNAKAIKLSVYCVAALCAALAGMIAAADIKGSDANNAGLWLELDAILAVVIGGASLMGGRFSLALAIIGALIIQTLTVTIILSGIPPKYNLLIKAVAIILVLLLQSPRFQQQLSHFKLRKRSSQGASRA; this comes from the coding sequence ATGACATCCCATCAAAACCTGCGCCGCTATCTCTGGCCCTGTGTCGGATTGCTGGTGCTGATTGCGATCAATGCCCTGATCGCGCCGGAATTTTTTCACCTGGAATTTAAAGACGGACGGCTCTACGGCAGCCTGATCGATGTACTCAATCGCGCGGCACCGGTCGCCTTACTGGCCATCGGTATGTCACTGGTGATTGCCACCGGTGGTGTGGACTTATCGGTCGGCTCCATCATGGCGATTGCCGGTGCGGTCAGTGCCTATTGCCTCACCCAGGGCAGCAGCAACCTGGCGTTTATTATCGGCGCTGGACTGGGCGCGGGGCTGGTTGCCGGAATCATCAACGGTTTCCTGGTCGGTTACATGAGTATCCAGCCGATTGTGGCCACATTAATTCTCATGGTCGCAGGACGTGGTATTGCCCAGTTGATTAACGAAGGCCAGATAGTGACATTCGATCACGCCGGTTTTGCCTTTTTAGGCACCGGCAGTTTCCTCGGATTGCCCTTCCCCATTGTGCTGGTCATCATCACTTTTGCGCTTGTGCAATTACTCACTCGCCGCACCGCATTGGGTTTGTATATCGAAGCCGTAGGTGCGAATCCGTCTGCCAGCCATTACATGGGTTTGAATGCAAAGGCGATCAAACTGAGTGTGTATTGTGTCGCCGCACTGTGTGCGGCCCTGGCGGGGATGATTGCCGCCGCCGACATCAAAGGTTCCGATGCCAACAACGCCGGGTTATGGCTGGAGCTGGATGCGATTCTCGCCGTGGTGATCGGCGGCGCTTCACTGATGGGCGGTCGCTTTTCACTGGCACTGGCGATTATCGGTGCACTGATTATCCAGACCCTGACCGTAACGATTATCCTCAGCGGTATTCCGCCCAAGTACAACCTGCTGATCAAAGCTGTTGCCATTATCCTGGTACTGCTGTTGCAATCGCCCCGCTTCCAGCAACAACTCAGCCACTTCAAATTACGCAAGCGATCATCCCAGGGAGCCAGTCGTGCTTAA
- a CDS encoding ABC transporter substrate-binding protein, translating to MKSLFKTLALATAIGLSATTQALTVGFAQVGSESGWRTSFSESVKAEADKRGITLKFSDAQQKQENQIKAVRSFIAQRVDAILIAPVVETGWQPVLVEAKRARIPVVILDRNVAVSDHSLYLTRIAPDFEVEGQRAANWLTEKTQGKCNILELQGTVGSSAALGRMKGFNETIAHFPDTKIVRSQTAEFTRAKGKEVMETMLKAEGGGKSICAIWAHNDEMALGAIQAVKEAGLQPGKDILVVSVDAVDDALKAIVAGEINVSVELSPHLGGPAFDVINEYRAGKKEFDKWIRMGGAVFTQENAAQELAKRASK from the coding sequence ATGAAAAGCCTATTCAAAACCCTGGCCCTCGCCACGGCCATTGGCCTGAGTGCGACAACACAGGCCCTGACGGTCGGATTTGCCCAGGTAGGATCAGAATCGGGCTGGCGTACCAGCTTTTCAGAGTCGGTTAAAGCCGAGGCCGACAAACGCGGTATCACCCTGAAATTTTCCGATGCCCAGCAAAAACAGGAAAACCAGATTAAAGCCGTGCGCAGTTTTATCGCCCAGCGAGTAGATGCCATCTTAATTGCACCCGTAGTGGAAACCGGCTGGCAACCTGTGCTGGTGGAAGCCAAGCGCGCACGCATTCCTGTGGTCATCCTGGATCGCAATGTGGCAGTGAGCGATCACTCCTTGTACCTCACACGCATAGCGCCGGATTTTGAAGTAGAAGGACAACGTGCTGCCAACTGGCTGACCGAAAAAACCCAGGGCAAGTGCAATATCCTCGAACTGCAAGGCACAGTGGGTTCCAGTGCCGCCCTGGGGCGTATGAAAGGCTTCAATGAAACCATCGCCCACTTCCCCGACACCAAGATTGTGCGCAGCCAAACAGCCGAATTTACCCGCGCCAAGGGCAAAGAGGTAATGGAAACTATGCTCAAGGCCGAAGGCGGTGGCAAGAGTATCTGCGCGATATGGGCACATAACGATGAGATGGCCTTGGGGGCTATCCAGGCGGTAAAGGAAGCCGGCCTGCAACCCGGCAAGGATATTTTGGTTGTTTCTGTTGATGCGGTAGATGATGCGCTGAAAGCCATTGTCGCCGGTGAGATTAATGTGTCCGTTGAATTAAGCCCGCACCTGGGTGGCCCGGCGTTTGATGTGATTAACGAATACCGCGCGGGCAAAAAAGAGTTTGATAAATGGATTCGCATGGGCGGCGCGGTGTTTACCCAGGAGAACGCAGCGCAAGAATTGGCAAAGCGAGCCAGTAAGTAG
- a CDS encoding glycoside hydrolase family 43 protein, translating into MTTSLNSRRLWLHRLCALLLGTGSALVQAENPIFTDVFTADPAALVHKGRVYLYAGRDEAPDNTTFFVMNEWLVYSSDDMANWEAHGPGLRAKDFTWAKGDAWASQVIERNGKFYWYVTVRHDDTKPGFAIGVAVGDSPIGPFKDALGKALITNDMTTDTPIDWDDIDPSVFIDDDGQAYLFWGNTRPRYAKLKKNMVELDGPIRAIEGLPEFTEAIWVHKYQDNYYLSYAMGFPEKIGYAMGKSIKGPWVYKGILNEVAGNTPTNHQAIIEFNNKHYFIYHTGAGRPDGGQYRRSVSIDELFYNPDGTIKRIVMTTEGVAPNKSPERVKKAAK; encoded by the coding sequence ATGACAACCTCCCTGAATTCCCGTCGCCTATGGTTGCACCGCTTGTGTGCCCTGTTGCTGGGTACTGGCAGTGCCCTGGTCCAGGCTGAAAACCCCATCTTTACGGATGTGTTTACCGCCGATCCGGCGGCCCTGGTACACAAGGGCAGGGTCTATCTCTACGCCGGCCGCGATGAGGCGCCGGATAACACCACGTTTTTTGTGATGAACGAATGGCTGGTGTATTCCTCGGATGACATGGCCAACTGGGAAGCCCACGGCCCCGGGTTGCGCGCCAAGGATTTCACCTGGGCCAAGGGCGATGCCTGGGCCAGCCAGGTGATTGAGCGCAATGGCAAGTTTTACTGGTATGTGACCGTCAGGCACGACGACACCAAGCCGGGTTTTGCCATTGGTGTGGCCGTGGGCGACAGCCCCATCGGCCCGTTTAAAGATGCACTGGGCAAGGCGTTGATTACCAACGATATGACCACGGATACCCCTATCGATTGGGACGATATAGATCCTTCGGTATTTATTGATGACGATGGCCAGGCCTACCTGTTCTGGGGAAATACCAGGCCACGCTACGCCAAGCTGAAGAAAAATATGGTGGAGCTGGACGGCCCCATCCGGGCGATCGAAGGGCTGCCCGAATTTACCGAGGCGATCTGGGTACATAAATACCAGGACAATTATTACCTGTCCTATGCCATGGGCTTCCCCGAGAAGATCGGCTATGCCATGGGCAAAAGCATCAAGGGGCCCTGGGTCTATAAGGGCATCCTGAATGAAGTGGCGGGCAATACGCCCACTAACCACCAGGCCATTATCGAATTCAATAACAAGCACTACTTTATCTACCACACCGGCGCCGGCCGCCCCGATGGCGGCCAATACCGTCGTTCGGTCAGTATCGATGAGCTGTTCTACAACCCGGATGGCACCATCAAGCGCATTGTGATGACCACAGAAGGGGTTGCACCCAATAAATCCCCTGAGCGGGTTAAAAAAGCCGCCAAGTAA
- a CDS encoding ribulokinase gives MTSYALGLDYGSDSVRALLVDALSGREVASHVVYYPRWKQGLYCVPAKDQFRQHPLDYLESLEQVVRGLWERAPAGAATRVAGISFDTTGSTPVAVDKEGIALALKPEFAENPNAMFVLWKDHTAVKEAREITAAANAASTNYLKYEGGIYSSEWYWAKALHVLREDAAVAEAAYLWVEHADWMSAVLTDTTHPGKLRMGRCATGHKLMWHASWGGYPPNAFFAGIDPLLDGLRDRLPAETFTSDQVCGPLTAEWADRLGLPAGIAVGFSAFDCHMGAVAANVKPGVLTKIMGTSTCDITVASYQDIGDTCIRGICGQVDGSVTPGFVGLEAGQSAFGDLYAWFRNLITWPVAQVLGASSLVDEKTKQQLVEEIENNTLVALSKAASELPIGEAGITALDWVNGRRTPDADQTLAMAIAGLKMGSQAPHVFRALVEATAFGARAIIERFKEEGVAIQSVVAIGGISKKSDFVMQTCADVWNCPIEVLESEQSCALGAAIFAAVCGGVYPTVEAAQNVMASSVCKTYQPDAQAAATYEGLYRQYVTLGTFISGGGVQ, from the coding sequence ATGACGTCTTATGCCTTGGGCTTGGACTATGGTTCCGATTCGGTCAGGGCGCTCCTGGTGGACGCGCTCAGCGGCCGCGAAGTGGCCAGCCATGTGGTGTATTACCCGCGCTGGAAACAGGGCCTGTATTGCGTACCGGCCAAAGATCAATTCCGCCAGCATCCGCTGGATTACCTCGAAAGCTTGGAGCAGGTGGTGCGCGGCCTTTGGGAGCGTGCGCCTGCCGGGGCAGCAACCCGGGTAGCCGGTATTAGTTTTGACACCACCGGTTCAACACCGGTCGCCGTTGATAAAGAGGGTATTGCCCTTGCATTGAAGCCCGAGTTTGCCGAAAACCCCAACGCCATGTTTGTGCTCTGGAAAGATCACACGGCGGTGAAGGAGGCCCGGGAAATTACCGCGGCGGCCAACGCCGCCAGCACCAATTACTTGAAATACGAAGGCGGGATTTATTCCTCCGAATGGTACTGGGCCAAAGCCCTGCATGTACTGCGTGAAGACGCTGCTGTTGCTGAAGCGGCCTATTTATGGGTGGAACATGCCGACTGGATGTCCGCCGTACTGACCGATACCACACACCCGGGCAAATTGCGTATGGGGCGTTGCGCTACCGGCCACAAATTGATGTGGCATGCGAGCTGGGGCGGTTATCCACCCAATGCCTTTTTTGCCGGTATCGATCCACTGCTGGATGGCTTGCGCGATCGCCTGCCGGCAGAAACGTTTACCTCCGACCAAGTCTGCGGACCCTTAACAGCCGAATGGGCAGATCGACTGGGTTTGCCGGCGGGCATTGCCGTTGGCTTTAGCGCATTCGATTGCCACATGGGCGCCGTCGCGGCCAATGTCAAACCCGGTGTGCTGACCAAAATCATGGGCACCTCGACCTGCGATATTACCGTGGCCAGCTATCAGGATATTGGCGATACCTGTATCCGCGGTATTTGCGGCCAGGTGGATGGTTCGGTGACACCGGGCTTTGTTGGCCTGGAAGCCGGGCAGTCGGCCTTTGGCGATCTCTATGCCTGGTTCCGCAATCTGATTACCTGGCCTGTCGCACAGGTGTTAGGTGCATCGTCCCTGGTGGATGAAAAAACCAAACAGCAACTGGTCGAAGAAATTGAAAACAACACCCTGGTTGCCCTCAGTAAAGCGGCGAGTGAATTGCCTATCGGCGAAGCCGGTATCACCGCCCTGGATTGGGTCAATGGTCGTCGCACGCCCGATGCCGACCAAACCCTGGCGATGGCCATTGCCGGTTTAAAAATGGGCAGCCAGGCTCCGCATGTATTTCGCGCCCTGGTTGAAGCAACCGCGTTTGGCGCGCGCGCGATTATCGAACGTTTTAAAGAAGAAGGCGTGGCCATCCAGTCGGTTGTCGCTATCGGCGGCATCTCCAAAAAATCCGATTTCGTGATGCAAACCTGTGCCGATGTCTGGAATTGCCCGATCGAAGTACTGGAGAGCGAACAGAGTTGTGCACTGGGTGCAGCGATTTTTGCCGCCGTGTGCGGCGGTGTCTATCCCACAGTGGAAGCGGCGCAAAACGTCATGGCGTCCAGCGTGTGCAAAACCTATCAACCCGATGCACAGGCCGCAGCGACTTATGAAGGACTGTATCGCCAGTATGTAACGCTCGGCACCTTTATCAGTGGCGGAGGTGTGCAATGA
- a CDS encoding MFS transporter produces MQVQKLSVTEKVGFGAGDMAVNVMIAAMFYFMQYFYTDIFGLKPAHVGTLFLVARFIDALSDPLMGLLTDKYKTRYGRFRPYFLYLAIPYGFSVFLLFTTPDFSYNAKLVWAYVTYLFATLMFTGVAIPYISYIGVLTSDPQERLSANGYRMFFAKIANVVIVASVPDLAAYWGGGDSAKGYQLAMGFMSLVGVGLLLFCFFSTRERVEHQVDKQPLSEQFSLLMRNDQWLLLCAVCVLGTLGYALRGSVAFYYAIYYLGGTESMAAKFTSAGIAASIVSMVVSTWVTKRYCKVKLFRWSQIAVGLISVLMFVVVEPGDIWFAFVLYILLSFVVDLHAPIFWSAIAEAVDYGHVKNGKRVSGLAFGGISFCQKAGAGLAGFVTGLLLTYFDYQAGQAQSEFTLTGIALMLTIIPGAFHALLGFVMFKYRITDNFYRTMVDEKRIDH; encoded by the coding sequence ATGCAGGTACAAAAGTTATCGGTCACCGAAAAGGTGGGATTCGGTGCGGGCGATATGGCGGTCAATGTCATGATTGCTGCCATGTTTTATTTCATGCAGTATTTCTATACGGATATTTTCGGGCTCAAGCCCGCGCATGTGGGCACGCTGTTTTTGGTCGCGCGTTTTATCGATGCGCTCAGCGATCCCCTGATGGGCTTGCTGACCGATAAATACAAAACCCGTTACGGCCGTTTCCGCCCCTATTTCCTGTACCTTGCCATTCCCTATGGCTTCTCGGTATTCCTGTTATTTACCACCCCGGATTTCAGCTACAACGCCAAACTGGTGTGGGCCTATGTCACTTATTTGTTCGCCACGCTGATGTTTACCGGTGTGGCCATTCCCTATATTTCCTATATCGGTGTACTCACCTCCGATCCGCAAGAGCGCTTATCGGCCAATGGCTACCGCATGTTCTTCGCCAAGATTGCCAATGTGGTGATTGTGGCCTCGGTACCTGATCTTGCCGCTTACTGGGGCGGTGGGGATTCGGCCAAGGGGTATCAGCTGGCGATGGGATTTATGTCGCTGGTGGGTGTGGGCCTTTTGCTCTTTTGTTTTTTCTCGACCCGTGAACGGGTGGAACACCAGGTTGATAAGCAGCCGCTCAGTGAGCAATTCAGTTTGCTCATGAGAAACGACCAATGGCTGTTGTTGTGCGCTGTCTGCGTACTCGGCACCCTGGGTTATGCCCTGCGTGGCAGTGTGGCGTTTTACTATGCTATCTACTACCTCGGCGGTACGGAATCCATGGCTGCCAAATTTACCAGCGCCGGGATCGCCGCATCGATTGTGTCGATGGTGGTCTCTACCTGGGTCACCAAACGCTACTGCAAAGTAAAACTATTCCGCTGGTCGCAGATTGCGGTGGGGCTGATCAGTGTGCTGATGTTCGTGGTGGTTGAACCGGGTGATATCTGGTTTGCCTTTGTGCTCTACATACTGCTGTCATTCGTTGTGGACTTGCACGCACCTATTTTCTGGTCTGCCATTGCCGAGGCGGTTGATTATGGCCATGTAAAAAATGGCAAGCGTGTTTCCGGGTTGGCGTTTGGCGGGATTTCTTTCTGCCAAAAAGCCGGTGCCGGCCTGGCCGGTTTTGTCACCGGCCTGCTGCTCACGTATTTCGATTACCAGGCCGGGCAAGCCCAAAGTGAATTTACCCTGACCGGCATTGCCTTGATGCTCACGATCATCCCTGGTGCCTTCCATGCCCTGTTGGGTTTTGTCATGTTCAAATACCGTATTACCGATAATTTCTATCGCACGATGGTTGATG
- a CDS encoding sugar ABC transporter ATP-binding protein: MNNKPVLELRGIHKIFPGVHALKGVDFTLRAGEIHALLGENGAGKSTLIKVMTGVYQRDGGDIVLEGQAIHPNNTGDAQVLGISTVYQEVNLLPNLTVAQNLYLGREPRRLGLIHWQQVNRDAAALLKGYDLDIDVTQPLSSYSIAVQQLIAIARGVSMSAKVLILDEPTASLDADEVQSLFRIMRDLKARGIGIVFVTHFLDQVYAVCDRITILRSAERVGEFEAASLSRAELIGHMLGKELAALGEHRPQQTQGGGEALLTATALSHNTNMAPMDVQVRKGEVVGLAGLLGSGRTELCRLLFAIDKKHGGTIRFNGADVHFRSPRDAMIAGMGLCPEDRKHDGILGPLSIRENMILARQIKQGWWKYIGRKEQEAIANQYVKELNIATSDIEKPIEQLSGGNQQKVILARWLAANPSLLILDEPTRGIDIGAHAEIIRLIRTLCDQGLALVVASSELEELVAFSNKVVVLRDRKKVAQLDADDINPQRIMQAIASA, encoded by the coding sequence ATGAACAACAAACCTGTACTGGAACTGCGGGGAATCCACAAAATATTCCCCGGTGTCCACGCCTTAAAAGGTGTGGACTTCACCCTGCGCGCGGGCGAAATACACGCCCTGCTCGGCGAAAACGGCGCGGGCAAATCCACGCTGATCAAAGTCATGACCGGTGTATACCAGCGCGATGGTGGCGATATTGTATTAGAGGGCCAGGCGATTCACCCCAATAACACGGGAGACGCCCAGGTATTGGGTATTAGCACGGTGTATCAGGAAGTGAACCTGCTGCCCAACCTGACCGTGGCACAAAACCTGTACCTGGGGCGCGAGCCGCGCCGCTTGGGCTTGATCCACTGGCAACAGGTCAACCGCGATGCGGCGGCCTTGCTCAAGGGTTATGACCTGGACATAGACGTCACCCAACCCCTATCCAGTTATTCCATTGCCGTGCAGCAACTGATTGCCATTGCACGCGGTGTCTCCATGTCCGCCAAGGTGTTAATCCTCGACGAGCCAACGGCCAGCCTCGACGCCGATGAAGTGCAATCTCTGTTCCGCATCATGCGCGATTTAAAAGCGCGCGGTATCGGCATTGTGTTTGTTACCCACTTCCTCGACCAGGTGTATGCCGTGTGTGATCGCATCACTATTTTGCGCAGCGCGGAACGGGTCGGTGAATTCGAGGCGGCAAGCCTGTCGCGCGCGGAATTGATCGGCCATATGCTCGGTAAAGAATTGGCGGCACTGGGTGAACACAGACCGCAACAAACCCAGGGTGGAGGCGAAGCTTTATTAACCGCCACGGCACTCAGCCACAACACCAACATGGCGCCGATGGATGTACAGGTGCGCAAGGGCGAAGTGGTTGGCCTGGCAGGGCTTTTAGGCTCGGGCCGCACCGAACTCTGTCGCCTGCTGTTTGCGATTGATAAAAAACACGGCGGCACTATCCGGTTTAACGGTGCAGACGTTCACTTTCGCTCGCCGCGCGATGCGATGATTGCCGGCATGGGCCTGTGCCCCGAAGACCGCAAACACGACGGGATCCTCGGCCCACTTTCCATTCGCGAAAATATGATCCTCGCCCGCCAGATCAAACAGGGCTGGTGGAAATACATAGGTCGCAAAGAGCAGGAAGCCATCGCCAACCAATACGTTAAGGAATTGAATATTGCCACCTCGGATATTGAAAAACCCATCGAACAACTCAGCGGCGGCAACCAGCAAAAAGTGATCCTCGCCCGCTGGCTTGCAGCCAATCCATCGCTGTTGATCCTCGATGAACCGACACGCGGCATCGACATAGGCGCACACGCGGAAATTATCCGCCTGATTCGCACGCTTTGCGATCAGGGCCTGGCCCTGGTGGTCGCCTCCTCCGAACTGGAAGAGCTGGTGGCCTTCAGCAATAAAGTAGTGGTATTGCGCGACCGTAAAAAAGTCGCGCAACTGGACGCCGATGACATTAACCCGCAACGCATTATGCAAGCCATTGCATCGGCCTGA
- the araA gene encoding L-arabinose isomerase, with protein sequence MKVYGDKEVWLVTGSQHLYGPGVLKQVAENSQKIAAGLTESSLVSIKVVAQETVKSPGEILAVAQAANSNPNCVGLILWMHTFSPAKMWIGGLRALNKPYMHLHTQFNAELPFSDINMHFMNLNQSAHGDREFGHISTRLRQDRKVVVGHWATASVQQQIDSWCRVAMGWYESQNLKIARFGDNMRQVAVTEGDKVSAQIQFGYEVHAYGLGDLQKVVDAVTDEQVAAQIETYKKDYEVSPAIFDDEHQFQMLKNEARLELGMLKFLTDGGFGAFTNCFENLTGLTNLPGLATQRLMQQGFGYGGEGDWKTAAMVRIAKVMSKGREGGSSFMEDYTYHFGAVDQVLGAHMLEVCPSIAAAKPKLEVHLHTIGCRNDIARLIFTGKTGPALCISVIDMGTRFRMIINEVDTVNPPQELPQLPVAKALWEPRPNLEIAASAWIHAGGAHHSAYTQGITVDEAVDYAEMAGIEAVVIGADTTVRSFKTELRHNAAYYHLKDGV encoded by the coding sequence ATGAAAGTGTACGGCGATAAAGAAGTCTGGTTAGTCACCGGCTCCCAGCATTTGTACGGTCCCGGCGTGCTTAAGCAAGTCGCCGAGAATAGCCAGAAAATTGCAGCAGGCCTGACAGAGTCCAGCCTGGTTTCCATTAAAGTGGTCGCCCAGGAGACGGTAAAGTCTCCAGGTGAAATCCTGGCCGTTGCCCAGGCCGCCAACAGCAATCCCAATTGCGTGGGACTGATCCTGTGGATGCATACCTTTTCACCGGCCAAGATGTGGATCGGCGGCCTGCGTGCACTGAATAAGCCTTACATGCACCTGCACACGCAATTCAATGCCGAGTTGCCCTTCAGCGATATCAACATGCACTTTATGAACCTCAACCAAAGTGCACACGGCGACCGCGAGTTTGGCCATATCAGCACGCGCTTGCGCCAGGATCGCAAAGTCGTTGTCGGCCACTGGGCGACAGCGTCGGTACAGCAGCAAATCGACTCCTGGTGCCGCGTGGCCATGGGCTGGTACGAAAGCCAAAACCTGAAGATTGCCCGCTTTGGCGACAACATGCGTCAGGTTGCGGTGACCGAGGGCGATAAGGTATCGGCACAAATCCAGTTTGGTTATGAAGTCCACGCCTATGGTTTGGGTGACTTGCAAAAAGTGGTGGATGCGGTCACCGACGAGCAGGTGGCTGCACAGATTGAAACCTACAAAAAAGATTACGAGGTGTCGCCCGCTATTTTCGATGATGAGCATCAATTCCAAATGCTCAAGAACGAAGCGCGCCTCGAATTGGGTATGCTCAAATTTTTAACAGACGGCGGCTTCGGCGCATTTACCAACTGCTTTGAAAACCTGACCGGTTTAACCAACCTGCCGGGCCTGGCAACCCAGCGTTTAATGCAACAGGGTTTCGGTTACGGTGGTGAGGGCGATTGGAAAACGGCCGCCATGGTGCGTATCGCCAAGGTGATGTCCAAGGGGCGCGAGGGCGGTTCCTCCTTTATGGAAGATTACACCTATCACTTTGGTGCAGTGGATCAGGTACTGGGGGCACACATGCTGGAAGTCTGTCCATCCATTGCGGCTGCAAAGCCCAAACTGGAAGTACACCTGCACACCATTGGTTGCCGCAACGATATTGCCCGGTTGATTTTCACTGGCAAGACTGGCCCTGCACTGTGTATTTCAGTGATCGACATGGGCACCCGTTTCCGCATGATCATCAACGAGGTGGATACCGTAAATCCACCCCAGGAATTACCCCAATTGCCAGTAGCCAAAGCACTGTGGGAGCCTCGCCCCAACCTGGAAATCGCGGCTTCTGCCTGGATTCACGCCGGTGGCGCACACCACAGTGCCTATACGCAGGGCATTACGGTAGATGAGGCTGTGGATTATGCTGAAATGGCGGGTATCGAAGCAGTCGTTATCGGTGCGGATACCACGGTGCGCAGCTTCAAAACCGAATTGCGCCATAACGCGGCCTATTACCATTTGAAGGATGGTGTTTAA
- a CDS encoding beta-phosphoglucomutase family hydrolase, with the protein MYDHYDALIFDMDGTLVDSGQLHEHAWTATLEKYAIPIDRPLMRSLAGVPTKGTIEILLEKFDLQVDASLDDMNDFKEQWVHGNMHRFVKPTALADIARHYHGQKPMAVGTGAYTQEAETILRLCGLDHLVQHVVGADQVANPKPAPDTFLRCAQLLGIAPEKCVVFEDSKLGLQAAASAGMAGVDVLEVHQVVNDYFL; encoded by the coding sequence ATGTACGACCATTACGACGCCCTGATTTTTGATATGGATGGCACCCTGGTGGATAGCGGCCAACTGCATGAACATGCCTGGACGGCCACACTGGAAAAATATGCTATCCCGATTGATCGCCCGCTGATGCGTTCATTGGCCGGCGTGCCAACCAAGGGCACGATTGAAATACTGCTGGAAAAATTCGATCTGCAGGTGGATGCCAGCCTGGATGACATGAACGATTTTAAAGAGCAGTGGGTACATGGAAACATGCACCGGTTTGTAAAGCCTACGGCATTGGCGGATATTGCCCGCCACTACCATGGCCAAAAACCGATGGCAGTGGGTACCGGGGCTTACACCCAGGAAGCGGAGACGATTTTAAGACTCTGTGGTCTGGATCACCTGGTGCAGCATGTGGTCGGTGCCGATCAGGTTGCCAACCCCAAGCCCGCACCGGATACCTTTTTGCGCTGTGCCCAACTGCTTGGCATAGCGCCGGAAAAGTGTGTGGTGTTTGAGGATTCCAAACTGGGGTTGCAGGCAGCCGCCAGTGCCGGGATGGCCGGTGTGGACGTGCTGGAAGTGCATCAGGTGGTGAACGATTACTTCCTGTAA
- a CDS encoding L-ribulose-5-phosphate 4-epimerase, with product MSYLELQREVYEANMELQRRNLVVYTWGNVSQIDRNKGVIAIKPSGVAYEAMKPEDMVIVDLENNVVEGRLRPSSDTKTHTHLYRHFDSIGGVTHTHSTYATAWAQTQQAIPCYGTTHADYAYGEIPCTAVMSDEQIERDYEEETGVQITDCFTLRNPAEVPMVIVAGHAPFTWGKNAADAVYHAVILEEIARMAYLTKTLQQTTAPLKQGIVDKHYLRKHGKNAYYGQNKI from the coding sequence ATGAGTTACCTTGAATTACAGCGCGAAGTCTATGAAGCCAATATGGAATTACAGCGCCGCAACCTGGTGGTGTATACCTGGGGCAATGTATCGCAGATCGACCGCAACAAGGGCGTCATTGCCATCAAGCCCAGCGGTGTGGCCTATGAGGCCATGAAGCCGGAAGACATGGTCATCGTTGACCTGGAAAACAACGTCGTTGAAGGCAGGTTGCGCCCATCATCCGATACCAAAACCCACACCCATTTGTATCGTCATTTCGATTCGATTGGCGGTGTTACCCACACCCATTCCACCTATGCCACGGCCTGGGCACAAACCCAGCAGGCGATTCCCTGCTATGGCACCACCCATGCGGATTATGCCTATGGCGAAATTCCCTGTACGGCCGTGATGAGCGATGAACAAATCGAGCGCGATTACGAAGAGGAAACCGGTGTGCAAATTACCGACTGTTTTACGCTGCGTAATCCTGCCGAGGTGCCCATGGTCATCGTCGCCGGCCATGCTCCCTTTACCTGGGGCAAAAATGCCGCCGATGCGGTGTATCACGCGGTGATCCTGGAAGAGATCGCGCGTATGGCATACCTCACCAAAACATTACAACAAACAACAGCGCCGCTGAAACAGGGCATTGTCGATAAACATTATTTGCGCAAGCACGGGAAGAACGCCTACTACGGGCAAAACAAAATCTGA